The following coding sequences lie in one Monomorium pharaonis isolate MP-MQ-018 chromosome 1, ASM1337386v2, whole genome shotgun sequence genomic window:
- the LOC105834239 gene encoding alpha-2-macroglobulin-like protein 1, with product MMFKLIVSCALLYLFHLRPSEAGATANRGYVFTAPRRFLAGETESGCLSLHNLEPPAHVVLELLSPAPTAGPEDEVLTRTSSVIKTGIETCLELAVPFTKYFNARLRLKIKFDKYPDYVVETEKEVYIEHDSLITFVETDKPVYKPGQDVNIRILMLKHDLKPWKKTIPKVWIENPSEVRVAQWTNVSTENGMAQLKFALSPEPSPGAWKIKVEKRRSQPQLIHTTVFEVKKYVLPRFQVTITSPGYILADAENVTWNICAKYSYGKPVKGKLLLKSTPQIPTWRRKPNLPEIHYETELDSPDGCTEFVLSGAVLGLAQWKVAPNNIVLIANFTETGTGIVETTISRTVVVHQALKLEFLPYTPKYFKLGLPYHGKLRVSRHDDTPAPHEKIQLCVRVRGKDEWLRVVVECRNFTSSSDGFVDFVVPPPHRNIVLLSFVATGVDYPTKYYSPDTRWRVFMDQPSAHIEVNPWYSPSDSYLAVARGYQPIVCGEKYSFNVMYTVPAKSKANESISFHYSINSKGDLLIYGHVKHRPTRDTVLNYSEFRNLLGAVEPGNKTDQGTIAHRFPLSVKITPSMAPVSELLLYYVRSDGEIVATTYSIKVGHCFENKVKTAWHTDAQTPGTATQYHVEAAPWSLCGISAVDKSTRFLAGAKANLIDADQTFAQLKRFHIEPEPRPIWTWTHCKVTTQEEPTDMEFDHLPLPAFEESPVWARKRRRTVMYNGGLVNYVDAIQAFDEFGAVVMSDLILETRPCLQLRKGRGRSMGMGIRGPIPFLAASAEMETDGMFKIPKTLPMAYPLLNNIMGPEQGYVDQVPDQPAIRSYFPETWLWELVPTGKEGKVTVERTLPHTITDWIGYTACISPTHGLGIAPPTTITGFQPFFLDYSLPYNVKRGEMLRMKVSLFNYMQHSLPVKIKLEDATGLDLHLSHAVASFCVKPRDSVVHEYILRPRVLGEVNITVSASIDSDYAEPCGPEVLVYTRDVIVKPILVLPEGFPVETTKSAFICPKDFTDDSTITWNLDLPDDLVPESATAYVSLIGDILGPVFENLDKLVRLPMGCGEQNMILFVPNIHVIGYLDAIGVENPELRAKAIRNMEKGYQRELIYRHPDGSYSAFGPESSEDGSSIWLTAFVIKSFAQAKNIIHVDERDLKISVKWMVKKQLENGCFPVIGRVFHKDMKGGLQDDDNSSSALTAYILISLLESGVPLTASLINNALHCLEKGMEDDGGATYTAAVSTYALTLLEHPKANNSMRMLMKRATRNNDLLWWEDKHKPSLGLSIEMTAYAVLSLVKLGGEMNMVEALKAIRWMSKQRNAQGGFTSTQDTVLGLEALTKYAAAMSSNTTDLSVLVTASEVDQVYRMHNDNRMVLTQIRLPVIPTVVEIFAGGEGCVLVQSNIKYNVAHATGSEAFDLSVSAAPATWLDECSMQKITICTRYKMADGESNMALLEIGMVSGYVPDRTSLHSLLEDPATKVKRVDDERGIVSIYFDKLINQKTCISFTVTRENIVDRLEPANVKLYDYYQQELTISSNYSFAATCSSAIPSEEVEEPNPVPIEVQEIGKDTAKKDTAEKETVEKESEIPNDRNETVEQIVPQREAGSGQTPDEPDINLNPVFDRLGPRIDFDDMEAPFSTLVKQDQDPLATDFENGNPLFVVVDHELATPEGVEGPVPVSVKPDITHFVDPSTNETDQKIEMDLNNVQTLPPVGSNETCPICADELPPNINDLYCSASSVVKAAIRRLRKARFLLDMQSSHEVTRLHTMIAFVLSPNCSCPPLDNPGSLALLMHFEDGEFAKRSHNRYVLDEQISIYGLPPIGGVPKEITDARATCANRDNSAFLNLPTAD from the exons ATGATGTTTAAGTTGATTGTGTCTTGTGCACTTCTCTACCTGTTCCATCTTCGGCCCAGCGAAGCCGGCGCGACTGCCAATCG AGGGTACGTATTCACCGCGCCAAGGAGATTCCTGGCCGGCGAGACCGAGAGCGGCTGCTTGTCGCTGCACAATCTCGAGCCGCCGGCGCACGTTGTCCTGGAGTTGCTGTCCCCGGCACCGACCGCGGGTCCGGAGGACGAGGTGCTGACCAGGACGAGCAGCGTCATCAAAACAG GGATAGAGACATGTCTGGAGCTGGCGGTACCGTTCACAAAATACTTCAACGCACGATTGCGATTGAAGATAAAGTTCGACAAGTATCCCGATTACGTCGTGGAAACGGAAAAGGAAGTTTATATCGAGCATGATTCTCTAATCACATTTGTCGAGACAGACAAGCCGGTCTATAAACCCGGACAAGATGTGAATATTAGAATCCTTATGCTCAAGCACGACTTGAAGCCATGGAAGAAAACG ATACCAAAGGTATGGATCGAAAATCCGTCGGAGGTGCGAGTGGCGCAGTGGACCAACGTCAGTACCGAAAATGGAATGGCGCAATTGAAATTCGCTCTATCGCCGGAACCAAGtccg GGTGCCTGGAAAATTAAAGTGGAAAAGAGAAGATCGCAGCCGCAGCTGATCCACACGACCGTATTCGAGGTGAAGAAATACGTCCTTCCGAGATTCCAAGTGACCATCACTTCACCGGGGTACATCCTCGCGGATGCGGAGAACGTCACGTGGAACATATGCGCGAA ATACAGTTATGGCAAACCGGTCAAGGGCAAATTACTCTTAAAATCGACGCCTCAAATACCGACATGGAGACGGAAGCCCAATCTCCCGGAAATACATTACGAAACGGAA TTGGATTCGCCGGATGGCTGCACCGAATTTGTGCTGTCGGGCGCGGTGCTCGGGCTCGCTCAATGGAAAGTAGCTCCGAACAATATCGTCCTCATAGCTAACTTTACCGAGACCGGTACCGGCATAGTGGAGACAACGATTAGTCGCACCGTGGTCGTCCATCAGGCCCTAAAGCTGGAGTTCTTACCATACACCCCAAAGTACTTTAAACTAGGCTTACCGTATCACGGAAAG TTGCGAGTCTCGCGGCACGATGATACACCGGCACCGCATGAGAAGATTCAACTGTGCGTGCGAGTACGTGGTAAAGACGAGTGGCTTCGCGTGGTAGTCGAATGCCGTAACTTTACATCATCGTCCGACGGTTTCGTCGACTTCGTCGTACCACCGCCGCACAGGAACATCGTCCTGCTGAGCTTCGTCGCGACCGGCGTCGACTATCCCACCAAATACTATTCGCCAGACACGCGTTGGCGA GTATTCATGGATCAACCATCAGCGCATATCGAGGTGAACCCTTGGTACTCACCGTCGGACAGCTATTTGGCAGTGGCCCGGGGCTATCAACCGATCGTATGCGGTGAAAAGTACTCGTTCAACGTCATGTACACGGTACCGGCGAAAAGTAAAGCCAACGAGTCCATTTCCTTCCATTACTCGATCAATTCTAAGGGAGACCTGTTGATATACGGTCACGTGAAACATCGACCGACGAGAGACACGGTCTTGAATTATTCGGAATTCCGGAATCTGTTGGGCGCCGTCGAACCGGGAAACAAGACAGATCAGGGTACCATTGCTCACAG ATTTCCTCTCAGTGTCAAGATCACCCCGTCAATGGCACCAGTCTCCGAACTGTTGTTGTACTACGTTCGTTCGGATGGCGAGATCGTCGCTACCACGTATTCAATTAAAGTGGGACACTGCTTTGAAAATAAGGTGAAGACCGCCTGGCACACTGATGCCCAGACCCCGGGGACGGCTACTCAGTACCACGTGGAAGCCGCCCCCTGGTCTCTCTGCGGCATCTCGGCGGTCGACAAGTCGACTCGTTTCTTAGCGGGAGCCAAAGCCAACCTGATCGACGCCGATCAGACTTTCGCTCAGCTGAAGAGGTTCCATATCGAGCCAGAACCGCGTCCTATTTGGACGTGGACTCATTGCAAAG TTACAACGCAGGAAGAACCAACTGACATGGAATTCGATCATTTGCCACTTCCCGCTTTTGAAGAATCTCCCGTATGGGCGCGTAAGAGGAGACGAACGGTGATGTACAACGGCGGACTTGTGAACTACGTAGACGCCATACAAGCGTTCGAT GAGTTCGGGGCCGTCGTGATGAGCGATCTGATACTCGAAACACGGCCGTGCCTTCAACTTCGCAAGGGCAGAGGTAGGAGCATGGGCATGGGTATTAGAGGTCCAATTCCTTTCCTCGCAGCATCGGCAGAGATGGAAACGGATG gAATGTTTAAAATACCGAAGACATTGCCCATGGCGTATccattattaaacaatatcaTGGGTCCCGAGCAAGGATATGTAGATCAAGTACCCGATCAACCTGCTATCAGATCCTACTTCCCCGAAACATGGCTGTGGGAATTAGTCCCGACAgg aaaagagGGCAAGGTGACGGTAGAACGTACTCTACCTCACACCATTACCGATTGGATCGGATATACCGCATGTATTTCACCTACGCATGGTCTCGGAATAGCACCACCGACAACCATTACGGGATTCCAACCGTTTTTCCTCGATTACAGCTTGCCATACAACGTAAAACGCGGAGAAATGTTACGCATGAAAGTTTCTTTGTTCAATTACATGCAACACAGTTTACCG GTCAAGATTAAATTGGAAGATGCAACGGGGCTTGATTTGCATCTGTCACATGCAGTTGCTTCATTCTGCGTAAAACCACGAGACAGCGTGGTGCACGAGTACATTCTCAGACCTCGAGTTCTTGGCGAAGTTAATATTACAGTTTCCGCCTCAATCGATTCAGATTACGCTGAACCATGCGGCCCGGAAGTGCTCGTGTATACAcg AGACGTAATTGTAAAGCCGATACTAGTGTTGCCGGAGGGCTTCCCCGTAGAAACGACGAAATCCGCGTTTATCTGCCCGAAGGACTTCACCGACGATTCCACCATAACTTGGAATCTCGATCTACCCGACGATCTGGTGCCGGAAAGCGCGACTGCATACGTATCGTTGATAGGCGATATCCTGGGCCCGGTCTTCGAGAATCTGGACAAGCTCGTCCGTTTGCCGATGGGATGCGGCGAGCAAAATATGATTCTCTTTGTTCCCAACATCCACGTGATCGGCTACTTGGACGCGATTGGAGTCGAAAATCCGGAGCTGAGAGCAAAAGCGATCAGAAATATGGAGAAAG GATACCAGCGCGAATTAATATACAGACATCCGGACGGTTCGTATTCCGCATTCGGTCCAGAAAGCTCGGAGGACGGCAGTTCGATTTGGCTCACCGCCTTCGTGATCAAGTCCTTCGCACAGGCGAAGAACATTATTCACGTCGACGAACGAGATCTTAAAATTTCCGTAAAATGGATGGTGAAAAAGCAATTGGAGAACGGATGCTTCCCTGTGATCGGCAGAGTATTCCACAAGGACATGAAG GGCGGTTTGCAAGACGACGACAATTCTTCCTCGGCACTGACGGCTTACATACTAATCTCGCTGTTAGAATCGGGTGTACCGTTAACAGCGTCGCTCATTAACAACGCTCTACATTGCCTGGAGAAAGGAATGGAAGACGACGGCGGTGCGACGTACACGGCAGCTGTATCCACTTACGCTTTAACGTTATTAGAGCATCCGAAAGCGAACAACAGCATGAGAATGCTCATGAAACGTGCAACGCGGAACAAT GATCTCCTCTGGTGGGAGGATAAACATAAACCGTCGCTGGGATTGAGCATCGAAATGACGGCGTATGCTGTGCTGTCGTTGGTGAAACTCGGCGGCGAAATGAACATGGTCGAGGCGTTGAAGGCAATCCGGTGGATGTCGAAGCAACGTAACGCGCAGGGTGGCTTCACGTCCACGCAGGATACGGTGCTCGGTCTGGAGGCGCTCACGAAGTACGCCGCCGCGATGTCGAGCAACACGACAGATCTCTCGGTGCTCGTGACCGCCAGCGAGGTGGACCAGGTGTACAGAATGCACAACGACAATCGCATGGTCCTCACGCAGATTCGTCTGCCCGTAATACCGACGGTAGTCGAGATCTTTGCCGGAGGTGAAGGCTGCGTTTTGGTACAG agcaatattaaatataacgttGCACACGCGACCGGCTCCGAAGCTTTCGATCTCTCGGTTAGCGCCGCTCCCGCGACGTGGTTGGACGAATGCTCGATGCAGAAAATTACAATATGTACGCGATATAAAATGGCAGATGGGGAAAGTAATATGGCATTACTAGAAATTGGCATGGTAAGCGGATACGTCCCGGATCGTACGAGTCTTCATTCTCTGTTGGAAGATCCAGCCACGA AGGTGAAACGTGTCGATGATGAACGCGGTATCGTCTCCATTTACTTCGACAAGCTGATCAACCAGAAGACCTGTATATCATTTACGGTGACCAGAGAAAACATTGTGGACAGACTTGAACCGGCGAATGTAAAACTTTACGATTACTATCAGCAGGAGTTAACGATATCTAGC aattacaGTTTTGCGGCGACTTGCAGCAGTGCCATTCCGAGTGAAGAAGTGGAAGAGCCTAATCCGGTGCCGATAGAGGTGCAGGAAATAGGCAAGGACACCGCGAAGAAAGACACCGCGGAAAAGGAGACAGTCGAGAAAGAGTCCGAAATTCCAAACGATCGAAACGAAACTGTAGAGCAGATAG TGCCACAAAGAGAAGCTGGAAGCGGCCAGACGCCAGACGAGCCGGATATCAATCTGAATCCGGTGTTCGACAGGCTCGGACCTCGCATAGATTTCGACGATATGGAGGCACCATTCTCGACCTTAGTCAAGCAGGATCAGGATCCTCTCGCGACGGATTTCGAAAATGGAAACCCGCTCTTCGTCGTGGTCGATCACGAACTGGCGACGCCCGAGGGCGTCGAAGGACCCGTGCCGGTTTCCGTGAAACCTGACATAACACATTTCGTTGATCCGTCGACTAACGAAACCGATCAGAAGATAGAAATGGATCTTAACAACGTGCAAACATTAC cgcCTGTTGGTTCGAACGAGACCTGCCCCATATGCGCCGACGAGTTACCGCCGAACATTAATGATCTTTATTGCTCTGCCAGCAGCGTCGTAAAGGCGGCGATTAGACGATTACGAAAGGCAAGGTTCCTATTAGATATGCAATCGTCACACGAGGTCACGCGTCTGCATACGATGATCGCGTTTGTCTTAAGTCCCAATTGTTCCTGCCCGCCTTTAGATAATC CTGGAAGTCTAGCACTGTTGATGCATTTCGAGGACGGCGAGTTTGCTAAGCGCTCGCATAATCGATATGTCTTAGATGAACAGATTTCTATATACGGATTACCACCGATCGGTGGTGTGCCAAAAGAGATAACGGACGCTCGAGCAACGTGTGCGAATCGAGATAATAGCGCATTTCTTAATCTCCCTACGGCTGACTGA